A region from the Hydra vulgaris chromosome 10, alternate assembly HydraT2T_AEP genome encodes:
- the LOC136086139 gene encoding uncharacterized protein LOC136086139 has protein sequence MEEKTVNLISNIKYQIMLNESEIESFSKIIESKEEENDYKSLTLFLQELTTLSRNEGLIGKFSSVFIRFLQKHEKINEDLKEYIKTLMTHMQNRFDQWKAKEWVNYNSTAILKCEKMGIFLKEELHVDLSEIEIAVLKKIVENDNISTSELKELIITLSYNQSDIGKMAMAVVGLIQNRDMEIHLLEKDLESLSKANERYEEEIKKLKEENKQLMNEKQTNEYIELYKNLYTNHLQ, from the coding sequence atggaagaaaaaaCTGTCAATCTGATATCAAATATCAAATATCAAATCATGCTGAACGAGTCGGAAATTGAATCTTTTTCCAAAATTATTGAGAgtaaagaagaagaaaatgattataaatcCTTAACGCTGTTCTTGCAAGAATTGACGACGCTGAGCCGAAATGAAGGACTTATCGGAAAATTTTCGAGTGTTTTCATTAGATTTCTACAAAAACACGAGAAAATAAATGAGGATTTGAAAGagtatataaaaactttgatgACCCATATGCAAAATAGGTTTGATCAATGGAAAGCAAAAGAATGGGTAAATTACAACTCCACCGCCATTTTAAAGTGTGAAAAAATGggaatatttttgaaagaggAACTCCATGTCGATTTGTCAGAAATCGAAATTgccgttttaaaaaaaatagttgaaaatgaTAACATCTCGACATCGGAGCTCAAAGAATTAATTATCACTTTAAGTTACAACCAAAGTGATATTGGAAAAATGGCTATGGCTGTCGTGGGTTTGATCCAAAATAGGGATATGGAGATTCATTTATTAGAGAAGGATTTAGAAAGTTTGTCGAAAGCAAACGAACGGTAtgaagaagaaattaaaaagttgaaggaagaaaacaaacaattaatgaatgaaaaacaaactaatgAATATAtagaattgtataaaaatttatatacaaatcatttacaataa
- the LOC136086140 gene encoding ATP-dependent DNA helicase pif1-like gives MNKDQEKAYVALLNDKNVFLTGKAGTGKSFAIKVIYERFLKSKRNIYVTASTAIAAQMYSEASTVHSFAGLGYRQESEATIMKNMTDVVKERLKNVHTLVIDEISMLPVHVFKTLRGCVLLVVGDFYQLTPVGEETLLFEDSLWQECGFVNIELVKNFRQNKDLVFQTHLNNIREGVFSESTLDFLRKRLEPADKHLNQNYTRLFMYNKDRIAHNEEYLQKNKFPDVVFNSETKTFNNYKLEEKWPFKTPQTVTLKKQSPVICVRNIPELGIVNGTQGVVKSVNKERVVMLVLEQRIEVTLQTEMLYDAKRNIIAECKGMPLVLLKMQYYYNIILNGKYNEQINNVNEMLLHALGWDEMDVAMDIIKNDTDINIEISYAANYN, from the exons ATGAACAAAGATCAAGAAAAAGCTTATGTCGCGTTGTTGAAcgacaaaaatgtttttctaacaGGCAAGGCAGGAACTGGCAAATCATTCGCCATTAAAGTGATATacgaacgttttttaaaatcaaaaaggaACATCTACGTGACAGCAAGTACGGCCATTGCTGCTCAAATGTATTCCGAAGCGAGCACAGTACACTCGTTCGCCGGTCTCGGCTATCGGCAGGAGTCTGAAGCAACGATTATGAAAAATATGACAGACGTTGTCAAAGAACGATTAAAAAATGTACATACGTTAGTCATTGACGAAATTTCAATGTTGCCCGTGCACGTGTTCAAAACGCTGa GAGGATGCGTGTTGCTTGTTGTCGGTGATTTTTACCAACTAACGCCTGTCGGCGAGGAAACGTTGCTGTTTGAAGACTCGCTTTGGCAAGAGTGTGGATTTGTTAATATAGAACTTGTAAAAAACTTTCGTCAAAACAAAGATCTCGTTTTTCAAACGCATTTGAACAATATACGCGAAGGCGTCTTTTCCGAATCCACTTtggattttttaagaaaaagactAGAGCCTGCagataaacatttaaatcaaaattacacAAGACTCTTTATGTACAATAAAGATAGAATTGCGCATAACGAAGAGtatctacaaaaaaacaaatttcctGATGTTGTATTTAACAGcgaaacaaaaacatttaacaattacAAGCTAGAAGAGAAATGGCCGTTTAAAACGCCACAAACCGtaaccttaaaaaaacaatcgCCAGTCATTTGTGTTCGTAACATACCCGAGTTAGGCATTGTGAACGGCACTCAAGGAGTTGTCAAGTCGGTCAATAAAGAGCGAGTCGTTATGTTGGTGCTCGAACAACGAATTGAAGTCACCCTTCAAACCGAAATGCTCTATGATGCCAAAAGAAACATTATAGCCGAATGCAAAGGCATGCCGCTTGT aCTATTAAAAATGCAGtattattataacataattCTTAACGGAAAATACAACGAACAAATTAACAACGTTAATGAAATGTTACTTCATGCTCTAGGATGGGATGAGATGGATGTCGCTAtggatattattaaaaatgacactgatataaat ATTGAAATTTCGTATGCTGCCAATTATAATTGa